In the genome of Cryptococcus deuterogattii R265 chromosome 6, complete sequence, one region contains:
- a CDS encoding proline dehydrogenase (genome sequence mistake) codes for MGVLEKDPGLQEGDLEELRQLWYKLLKIGQKAKENNIILYVDAEHTWYQPALDAYTLLLSQEFNRPPTSKGKIWTGPLIYGTYQSYLCRQPTHLIRAIQHAEANGYALGVKLVRGAYFEQERKKWSDDGRIGADPIWPSKAATDVSYNGSISVIMTTLASQLKSPHPELALSVAFGTHNPESCDLICENLLKNDLAKEVGETKMLRLRQDVRGKVRIAQLLGMKDDLTDRMASKFVNDGKPVALKYMAYGKLSEVMPYLGRRAIENKSLMSGDQGAAAEMGRVAAELKRRFFGGSV; via the exons ATGGGCGTTTTGGAAAAAGATCCTGGATTGCAAGAGGGTGATCTTGAGGAGCTTAGACAGCTCTGGTACAAGTTGCTGAAGATCGGTCAGAAGGCTAAGGAGAACAA CATCATTCTTTATGTCGACGCCGAGCACACCTGGTACCAGCCCGCTTTGGACGCTtacacccttctcctttctcaagAATTCAATCGACCTCCCACTTCCAAGGGGAAGATCTGGACTGGTCCTCTGATTTA TGGTACTTACCAGTCCTACCTCTGCCGTCAACCCACCCACCTTATTCGCGCCATACAACATGCGGAAGCGAATGGCTATGCCCTCGGTGTTAAGCTCGTCCGTGGTGCCTATTTTGAGCAAGAACGCAAAAAATGGTCCGACGATGGCCGTATCGGCGCCGATCCCATCTGGCCCAGCAAAGCTGCTACTGATGTTTCGTACAATGGTTCCATCTCCGTCATCATGACCACCCTCGCCTCCCAACTTAAGTCTCCTCACCCGGAACTCGCTTTAAGCGTTGCGTTCGGTACCCACAATCCCGAATCTTGCGATCTCATCTGCGAGAACTTGCTCAAGAACGACCTTGCCAAGGAAGTAGGGGAGACCAAGATGCTGAGATTGAGGCAGGACGTGCGGGGCAAGGTTCGGATAGCGCAATTGTTGGGTATGAAGGACGACCTCACAGACCGTATGGCTAGCAAGTTCGTCAATGACGGCAAACCTGTCGCTCTGAAGTATATGGCGTACGGTAAGCTTTCCGAGGTTATGCCTTACCTTGGTAGGCGAGCGATTGAGAATAAGAGTTTGATGAGCGGTGATCAGGGCGCAGCGGCAGAGATGGGGCGAGTGGCGGCTGAGTTAAAGAGGAGGTTCTTTGGTGGTTCTGTTTAA
- a CDS encoding acetoacetate-CoA ligase, translating to MFDHKEKPLWTPTDPTSTQTHLFLSHINKVHSLSLTTYAELWEWSCAHRSDFWSALWDWEHVIGDKKVKENGKVVDEDKTPEENPLWFTGSSLNWAENQLRHVKSRPDDIAIIQVSEPCVSYIPPIKHITQVELYFLVGKAQRSLRAAGVGKGDRVAFWGGNCLEAVVTVLATSSIGGIFSSAAADFGIDGVVERLEQIQPKVLVVTNGVIYAGTPRPLLPRVAPLLDILKNPPSVVVSVDHLPEELVPTFAEVKEKLVRWDDWLDQEDGEVNFVRMGFNEPIWILFSSGTTGKPKAIVHRQGGMLLDSLREHHLAGDISSSDIFFYYTTPGWMMFQYLISGLATGATIVLYEGSPLKPPSYLWSLIDELGITVFGTSAKWIEQVEKHYPEVGKNHNLKTLKQILSTGSPLPGGLFDFIYEKVKKDVLVGSVTGGTDICSVFAGRNTCLPVFRGEIQSRMLGFALDTDSNSDQPGELICHKAFPIEPLGFWPLSGYGFEKAQVEEAKTRFKDSYFKGDKGIWYHGDYVQITPSRLGNGGGLIMLGRSDGVLNPGGIRFGPTDIYSVLENPTFAKEGVEETLVVGLMCDGGADEKVVLFVKMREDKKLDQGLLATIKTSIKMARSARHVPAKIIQVSDIPVTLTGKRVEVPIRKVINGAPISSINPSTLRNPECLEEYAQMGKKMREEEEMGAGTFAQC from the exons ATGTTCGATCATAAAGAGAAGCCTCTCTGGACCCCAACCGACCCCACAAGCACCCAAACACATCTGTTCCTCTCGCACATCAATAAGGTACATTCCCTCTCACTCACCACCTACGCCGAGTTGTGGGAGTGGTCATGTGCCCACCGCTCAGACTTTTGGTCTGCCCTTTGGGACTGGGAACACGTTATCGGAGACAAAAAGGTGAAAGAAAATGGCAAGGTGGTAGACGAAGACAAGACTCCTGAGGAGAATCCGCTCTGGTTCACCGGCTCATCTCTCAATTGGGCTGAAAACCAACTTCGGCACGTCAAATCTCGACCTGATGATATAGCCATAATTCAAGTATCCGAACCATGCGTGTCGTATATCCCTCCTATCAAACATATCACCCAAGTCGAACTTTACTTCCTGGTCGGAAAAGCGCAACGATCCCTCCGAGCAGCCGGCGTGGGCAAAGGGGACAGGGTCGCGTTCTGGGGTGGAAACTGCCTTGAAGCGGTAGTCACTGTATTAGCCACCTCATCCATTGGCGGGATCTTCTCGTCGGCAGCAGCGGATTTTGGCATTGACGGTGTTGTCGAGCGTCTCGAGCAAATTCAACCTAAAGTACTCGTCGTCACCAACGGCGTCATATACGCGGGAACCCCACGCCCGCTTTTGCCACGCGTCGCGCCCCTACTTGACATACTAAAAAATCCTCCTAGTGTTGTAGTGAGCGTagatcatcttccagagGAATTGGTACCGACTTTTGCggaggtcaaggagaagTTGGTGAGATGGGACGATTGGTtggatcaagaagatggtgaggtGAACTTTGTGAGAATGGGTTTCAATGAACCGATATGGATCCTATTCTCCAGCGGGACAACAGGGAAACCCAAAGCTATCGTT CATCGTCAAGGTGGAATGCTCCTCGATTCCCTCCGTGAACACCATCTTGCAGGTGAtatttcctcttccgacATCTTCTTTTATTACACCACTCCAGGTTGGATGATGTTCCAATATCTTATCTCTGGCTTGGCCACGGGCGCTACAATTGTATTGTATGAAGGATCCCCGCTGAAACCGCCTTCTTATCTTTGGTCATTGATCGATGAGCTCGGTATCACTGTTTTTGGAACGAGCGCAAAGTGGATAGAGCAGGTGGAAAAACATTACCCTGAAGTAGGCAAGAACCATAATTTGAAAACTTTGAAACAGATCTTGAGTACGGGGAGTCCATTACCAGGGGGACTATTTGATTTCATATATGAAAAGGTGAAAAAAGATGTCTTGGTTGGCTCGGTGACAG GTGGTACGGACATCTGTTCAGTGTTTGCGGGTCGTAACACCTGTCTGCCAGTCTTTCGGGGAGAGATACAATCGCGCATGTTGGGCTT CGCACTTGACACAGATAGCAACTCTGATCAACCAGGGGAACTCATCTGTCACAAAGCCTTCCCAATCGAGCCACTTGGATTCTGGCCTTTATCCGGATACGGGTTTGAGAAGGCAcaagtggaagaggcgaaAACACGGTTTAAGGATAGTTATTTCAAAGGAGATAAAGGGATTTGGTATCATGGCGACTA TGTTCAGATAACACCATCTCGACTAGGAAACGGCGGGGGCTTGATCATGCTCGGCCGTTCTGACGGTGTTCTCAACCCTGGAGGTATCCGTTTCGGACCGACAGATATCTACTCTGTGCTCGAAAACCCGACCTTTGCGAAAGAAGGCGTGGAGGAGACATTGGTGGTCGGGTTGATGTGTGATGGTGGAGCGGATGAAAAAGTTGTTTTGTTTGTCAAG ATGCGAGAAGATAAGAAATTAGATCAAGGTCTATTGGCAACCATCAAGACCAGTATAAAGATGGCGAGGAGTGCGAGGCATGTGCCAGCGAAG ATCATACAAGTGTCAGATATTCCTGTTACCCTCACTGGTAAACGGGTTGAAG tgcCCATTCGGAAGGTGATCAATGGCGCTCCTATCAGTAGCATCAATCCTTCTACGTTGCGAAATCCGGAATGTCTGGAGGAATACGCACAGATGGGTAAGAAGATgcgagaggaagaagagatgggtgCTGGTACATTTGCGCAATGTTGA
- a CDS encoding kinesin family member 20/23, with amino-acid sequence MAPPSATSSASSKPRIPPKSASTASATGRVTRLRAAKEAVASPAETSRQPGFLSKGKEGFRKVSGKIAQKEKVAPTPRAKPVAQPISKPEANAESLKAYLRIRPPPVPDLVSTARPYLEIQSETDVLMRAPVENTRYHIPKPPHLFSFDRVFSPDTPQSPFFTTTTLPLVEKLLQGENGLLFAYGVSNSGKSYTIQGGNTASMTERGVLPRAIDVVFNSIEGSESKANLQPQGLADVVLCDQVDGPLNIVDPLAATEPRTDEVVKVDKNFSYAVFISYAEVYNEKIFDLLEAVLPASSSSASSLPPTKATYDRLPRASHMQGVPSVLNSSFNMAAMANGGGGVLKRQALSLKNDPDGNGKYIAGLKDVRVRTREEALAVFRSGQNARQVFGTLANRESSRSHGIFTIKVVRIHNGAPEDPDSAQVSRLAIVDLAGSERNKNTHTTGDRLKEAGNINKSLMVLGQCLEVLRSNQQKLAAPSAVGVKKRIAVVPFRHSKLTEIFQNFFVGDGRAVIIINVNPYDTGFDENSHVMRFSASAREVQTTASNRVGLPLLKRQISTQFNAFKHAVSAPMKIKVTVPVIPKDDGAASRSTKSKIVAERESQGFVMIEEELEVKEEDAEDEDEEDKDLLVEYLFDQLKEMKTRLYESEMRAAAIEVEIREEVAREMQESMQRMHKEFSQRLNEHVAASELKADRKIDIVMRTMTPAVSRIARYEPSPAESSYADCDESRDDLSMEKSFESAIDESLLISGDDSMVSSHSDPFLTKSVSAIPKLTISRDSRSHYTLSDGGIDKAMMKGEVMEYEEENEDELIRSENERSIVHEDEEKEGTEDEEGEEESEEEEDSEEEEEEEESEEEDEEEEGADSDGSAFTIADQEISEDDDESEPSPPRRLSSVKRKNSSPIKRTPAKAPSKSRAFKPLTPETAKRSKMTPKAISNASSETEKFREPVFETPGPLSERVGQLQLGDDDDDELPVKTTVKKKRTLGKKVVTEDDMERNDVNISGAEVKRLIRGVK; translated from the exons ATGGCTCCACCATCAGCAACATCGAGCGCTTCGTCCAAGCCGCGTATCCCCCCCAAAAGCGCATCAACAGCATCTGCTACCGGCAGAGTCACTCGTCTTCGGGCTGCTAAAGAGGCCGTGGCAAGTCCTGCGGAAACGTCAAGGCAACCAGGCTTCCTCagcaaagggaaggaaggattcAGAAAGGTATCAGGGAAGATTGcgcagaaggagaaggtg GCCCCGACGCCGAGGGCAAAGCCTGTCGCACAACCGATTTCCAAACCTGAAGCAAATGCTGAGAGCTTGAAG GCATACTTGAGAATACGGCCGCCTCCCGTCCCGGATTTGGTCTCGACGGCTCGACCGTATCTCGAGATTCAATCAGAGACCGACGTGTTGATGCGTGCTCCCGTG GAGAATACCCGATACCACATTCCCAAACCaccccatctcttctcattcGATCGAGTCTTTTCTCCCGATACCCCTcaatctcccttcttcacgACTaccactcttcctcttgtaGAGAAACTGTTACAAGGAGAGAATGGTCTCTTATTTGCTTATGGTGTGAGCAATAGTGGAAAGTCTTATACCATCCAAGGTGGGAACACAGCATCGATGACGGAGAGAGGTGTACTTCCTAGGGCCATCGACGTTGTTTTCAACTCAATTGAAGGTTCAGAAAGCAAAGCAAAT CTTCAACCTCAAGGCCTCGCAGATGTGGTCCTGTGCGACCAAGTTGATGGCCCTCTGAACATTGTTGATCCTCTGGCGGCAACGGAGCCAAGGACAGACGAAG TGGTGAAAGTCGACAAAAACTTCTCTTATGCTGTTTTCATATCATATGCCGAGGTGTATAATGAGAAG ATTTTCGATCTGCTCGAAGCTGTACTTCCAGcgtcctcctcgtcagcttcctctcttcctcccactAAAGCAACTTATGACAGGCTTCCTCGAGCTTCCCACATGCAAGGCGTTCCATCTGTCCTCAATTCCTCCTTTAACATGGCTGCCATGGCgaatggaggtggaggtgttCTCAAAAGGCAGGCTCTTAGCTTGAAGAATGATCCtgatggaaatgggaaataTATAGCTGGGCTAAAGGATGTCCGCGTGCGAACCAGAGAA GAAGCTCTTGCGGTCTTCCGATCTGGCCAGAATGCTCGGCAAGTATTCGGCACCCTCGCAAACCGAGAATCCAGCCGCAGTCATGGTATTTTCACCATCAAGGTCGTCCGTATTCACAATGGCGCTCCCGAGGACCCGGATTCCGCTCAAGTCTCCCGCCTTGCCATTGTAGATCTCGCTGGCTCTGAGAGGAACAAGAACACACATACTACTGGTGACAGATTAAAGGAGGCGGGTAATATCAACAAGTCGCTCATGGTGTTGGGTCAATGTCTTGAAGTACTGCGATCGAATCAGCAAAAGCTGGCAGCACCCTCTGCCGTGGGTGTCAAGAAAAGGATTGCAGTTGTACCGTTTAGACATTCTAAATTGACGGAGATCTTTCAAAACTTCTTTGTTGGTGACGGTCGAGCA GTAATAATCATCAACGTCAATCCGTACGACACAGGTTTCGACGAGAACTCTCACGTCATGCGATTTTCCGCTTCCGCCCGCGAAGTGCAAACCACTGCTTCCAACCGAGTCGgccttccacttctcaaACGCCAAATTAGCACCCAATTTAACGCTTTCAAACATGCTGTCAGCGCGCCTATGAAGATCAAGGTGACTGTTCCGGTCATACCGAAAGACGATGGCGCGGCAAGTCGATCGACGAAAAGTAAGATTGTCGCCGAGAGGGAGAGTCAAGGATTTGTCATGATcgaggaagaattggaggtcaaagaggaggatgccgaggatgaagatgaggaggataaggaTCTTCTTGTGGAGTATCTGTTTGATCAGCTtaaggagatgaagactAGG CTTTATGAATCCGAGATGCGCGCGGCTGCCATCGAAGTTGAAATACGCGAGGAAGTTGCCCGAGAAATGCAAGAATCAATGCAAAGAATGCACAAAGAGTTTTCTCAGCGACTAAACGAACAT GTCGCAGCAAGCGAGCTCAAGGCTGATCGAAAGATCGATATTGTCATGCGCACTATGACGCCTGCTGTATCGCGTATCGCCCGATATGAACCCTCTCCTGCCGAATCTTCATATGCGGATTGCGATGAGTCGCGAGATGATCTGAGCATGGAAAAGAGCTTTGAGTCCGCCATTGATGAGTCTTTG CTTATTTCTGGCGATGACTCTATGGTTTCCTCCCATTCTGATCCTTTCCTTACCAAATCTGTGTCCGCTATTCCCAAGCTCACAATTTCACGTGATTCCAGAAGTCATTATACACTATCTGATGGAGGAATCGATAAGGCAATGATGAAAGGAGAGGTTATGGAatatgaggaagagaatgaagatgagcttATCAGGAGCGAGAATGAGCGATCTATAGTacatgaagatgaagagaaggagggcactgaagacgaagagggggaggaagaaagtgaggaagaagaagacagtgaggaggaagaagaggaagaagaaagtgaggaggaggacgaggaagaggaaggagccGATTCTGATGGCTCGGCATTTACCATCGCTGACCAAGAAATTTccgaagatgacgatgaaagcgagccttctccacctcgcCGTCTATCTAGTGTCAAGCGCAAGAATAGCAGTCCTATTAAGCGTACTCCTGCCAAGGCACCCTCCAAGTCGCGGGCATTTAAGCCTCTAACTCCTGAAACTGCCAAGAGAAGCAAGATGACCCCTAAGGCCATATCAAATGCAAGTTCTGAGACAGAGAAGTTTCGAGAACCTGTATTTGAGACTCCCGGCCCTTTGAGCGAGAGAGTTGGACAGCTTCAGCttggcgatgatgatgacgatgagttGCCGGTAAAGACAacggtgaagaagaagag GACgcttggaaagaaggtcGTGACTGAGGACGACATGGAGAGAAATGATGTGAATATCTCTGGAGCGGAAGTCAAGAGGCTGATTCGCGGGGTCAAGTAA
- a CDS encoding 50S small subunit ribosomal protein L22, translating to MAKPLRSLFSIAGTSLPGPSRPLPLRRAPLGQVRTAFNLSGFGRYLPNLPTWKSESTEDQPTSVIDEPSSSTPSGETTSDSLFAPAPSDSAEAQPKISKKMKKRGLPNNTWTEHRYASAAHKISYRKLGLLSHQIAGLPVDEAIVQMQFSEKRASKWVKSTLALARDHAVDKNLKRDKLVVAESWVTKGRKEARIDIKGRGKFGIKHHPSARIHLVIREGLTPSEKEEKQFKRDLRRVKSAGVVREDTPLRRKVVSGWTW from the exons atggCGAAGCCTCTGAgatccctcttctcca TCGCCGGTACCTCACTACCCGGCCCATCacgccctcttcccctccgcCGAGCCCCTCTCGGCCAGGTGAGAAC GGCGTTCAACCTCTCCGGATTCGGCCGCTACCTCCCCAACCTCCCCACGTGGAAATCCGAGTCCACCGAAGACCAACCCACCTCCGTCATCGATgaaccctcctcctccaccccctCCGGCGAAACCACCTCTGACTCTCTCTTCGCCCCCGCTCCTTCTGATTCCGCCGAAGCCCAGCCGAAAATCTCtaaaaaaatgaagaaacGAGGTCTTCCCAACAACACCTGGACCGAACATCGCTACGCCTCCGCCGCGCACAAGATCTCTTACCGTAAACTCGGCTTACTCTCTCATCAGATCGCGGGTCTGCCAGTAGACGAGGCGATTGTGCAGATGCAGTTCtcggagaagagggcgagTAAGTGGGTGAAGAGTACACTGGCGCTGGCGAGGGATCATGCAGTGGATAAGAATTTGAAGAGGGATAAACTTGTCGTCG CCGAATCATGGGTAACCAAAGGCCGCAAAGAAGCCCGTATCGACATAAAAGGACGCGGTAAATTCGGTATCAAACATCACCCCTCTGCGCGTATCCACCTCGTCATTCGCGAAGGACTTACCCCGTctgaaaaggaggaaaagcagTTTAAGAGGGATTTGCGGAGGGTGAAGAGCGCAGGGGTTGTTAGAGAAGATACGCCGCTGAGGAGAAAGGTCGTTAGCGGGTGGACTTGGTAG
- a CDS encoding proline dehydrogenase, with protein MRPSLVVIPFKQPFIFRHRPAGTGYNFNVYTTTASSSSSGSGSESGSSSGSNQRRRYLYPLALLPAGFLLVPTPSAETEPSSGDGFSSLRTASTAQLLRTWLVYSLISFPGVVDYSPKILTILMKSPLRLPTEWFVRNTFFDQFVPGETVEDCIPSLKAMRARGIGGMLNYSAEVDESQLQDENIPGKEARVQTERKHRLEQVMIALEKSGEYERSLPAEQRGATGFALKVTGIVDPNVLERASYTLLRFRSLAKSGSTRASNTPHFVPYPGTPESRDRQVLARTQDLSFGDPRELLVLKGKRDDMGVLENDQGLKEDDLEVLSDLWYKLRKIGKKAKENSVTLIIDAEHTWYQPALDAYTLLLSEEFNKPPKSKSEKWNGPLIYGTYQSYLCRQPTHLTHAIQHAEAHGYALGLKLVRGAYYLQERKKWLNEGRLGADPIWPNKTATDASYDGSISTILTTLSAQLKSSHPERALSVIFGTHNSESCDAICDELLKNGLAEKGPSGLIRLKKDARGKVKIAQLYGMKDDLTDRNAARFVNDGQPVAFKYIAYGRLEEVMPFLGRRAFENKSLMSGDHGAAAERKRVTQELQRRYLRRPTSIVPARAI; from the exons ATGCGTCCCTCCCTGGTCGTCATTCCATTCAAACAGCCTTTCATATTTAGACACAGACCAGCTGGTACTGGTTATAATTTTAATGTATATACGACAaccgcttcttcctcttcctctggcTCTGGCTCTGAATCCGGCTCTAGCTCTGGTTCTAATCAACGTCGTCGTTATCTCTATCCTCTGGCGCTACTCCCAGCCGGTTTCCTCCTTGTCCCCACACCCTCAGCTGAAACCGAACCATCTTCTGGGGATGGCTTCTCTTCACTTCGAACCGCATCAACAGCCCAGCTTCTCCGAACATGGTTAGTCTACTCGCTTATTTCCTTCCCGGGCGTGGTCGACTACTCTCCAAAGATCTTAACTATCCTCATGAAGTCTCCCTTGCGTCTACCTACAGAATGGTTCGTCCGCAATACATTTTTTGATCAATTTGTCCCAGGTGAGACTGTGGAAGACTGCATTCCGTCTTTGAAAGCCATGCGTGCTAGAGGGATAGGAGGAATGTTGAACTACTCCGctgaagttgatgaatCTCAGTTACAAGACGAAAATATTCCTGGAAAGGAGGCGAGGGTCCAGACAGAAAGGAAGCACAGGCTAGAGCAGGTCATGATTGCATTAGAAAAGAGTGGAGAATACGAAAGAAGTTTACCTGCCGAACAAAGAGGTGCCACCGGTTTCGCTCTTAAGGTT ACCGGTATCGTTGACCCCAACGTCCTTGAGCGGGCCTCTTACACTTTACTTCGTTTTCGATCTCTGGCTAAATCCGGCTCAACTAGAGCCTCAAACACTCCTCACTTTGTACCTTATCCCGGTACCCCCGAATCTCGCGATCGACAAGTCCTTGCTCGTACACAAGACCTCAGTTTTGGCGATCCCAGAGAACTACTCGTTTTAAAGGGCAAAAGGGATGATATGGGAGTACTGGAGAATGATCAAGGgctgaaagaagatgatctcGAAGTGCTTAGCGACCTTTGGTACAaattgaggaagattgggaaAAAAGCTAAAGAGAATAG CGTTACCCTCATTATTGATGCTGAGCATACATGGTACCAACCAGCCTTGGACGCCTACACTCTTCTCTTATCTGAAGAATTCAATAAACCTCCAAAATCAAAGAGCGAGAAATGGAATGGCCCTCTTATCTA TGGGACCTACCAATCATACCTATGTCGTCAACCAACCCACCTTACGCACGCCATCCAACACGCCGAGGCCCACGGCTATGCTCTTGGTCTCAAACTCGTCCGCGGAGCCTATTACCTCCAAGAACGCAAGAAATGGCTTAATGAAGGTCGTCTCGGTGCCGATCCCATCTGGCCCAACAAGACGGCCACCGATGCCTCTTACGACGGCTCCATCTCTACCATCCTCACTACCCTTTCTGCTCAACTCAAGTCTTCTCACCCTGAACGAGCCCTAAGCGTCATTTTCGGTACTCACAACTCCGAATCTTGCGATGCCATTTGTGATGAACTGCTGAAAAACGGTTTGGCTGAAAAGGGCCCAAGTGGGTTGATAAGGCTGAAAAAGGATGCGAGAGGTAAAGTCAAGATAGCGCAGTTGTACGGCATGAAGGACGATCTCACAGATCGTAACGCTGCTAGATTCGTTAACGACGGTCAGCCCGTCGCTTTCAAGTACATCGCCTATGGCAGGCTCGAGGAAGTCATGCCTTTCCTCGGTAGGAGAGCCTTTGAGAATAAGAGTTTGATGAGTGGAGACCATGGGGCGGCTGctgagaggaaaagagttACTCAGGAGTTGCAAAGGAGGTATCTACGTAGACCTACTTCTATCGTTCCTGCTCGCGCAATTTAG
- a CDS encoding poly(A)-binding protein binding protein, with product MSNERGRGRGGNRGGRGGMEGGSARRGAWRNGPPSAGSFPHSRGGSPALGQSPTPRMSINDHMHDLKIVQGERKGFQTDTDISRTAGPVERELQPWVPDGPSPQPQSNGGSGNADFETFGTTNNITWDQFETNERLFGAKTDFKEELYTTKLNKSGPDFHKREKEADRLAKQIMGQTSKNAHIAEERGQTIDNRDEEEKYSGVSRAPNAYVPPSARRAMGQSSTTLRPNPAPESKTNGSTSVPAKSASPAPLPTVETAPPLPERRISDDPIGSKVEAPAMKVTGTTIRPITESAEVTVNGASSIAETKPELSGVVNEWRQFVGTEREKVEAKKQSVLKSEKEKQLADFKKFQANFKVPLPLPKDILPILSKDEAKQKDIEAKATSALQAAKERKSSIAKDSPAKTPAILSSVKTDAPKPAPPKKIVMKIPEIPPFNPAKRKAPAVPVPVSATKDIKVITSPTPSNGSLASQATKLNPTASTFVFKPRADAAPFKPGQSSVSPSIAPHQPSAGPSNVSASPAAQKGNVFFRDKLPEKTHINAREDFNPWRHGPVPRPNTVGTGWPYPGRKVGVPPPFMSPAAPQQMQMQFEDDPTSPSPHPAQPAMMPGMPPNYPPYGRFQPGMPPPYGVPGGMQNPMFSPGPQFSPHPGQPMGQPPQHMMPGGPQPNMPMYFQNGMPQNPAFLPPQMQQFPHNPQRPGPGPGPGPGGPQMFYPNQMPPMPHQTPLQQHPVPFSGPSPAQPQFQHQHQHQHPHPHQQAPPPPPVQMSPAHSGPGGPGGVVQGGPQQNGQTQG from the exons ATGTCTAACGAGCGcggacgaggacgaggcgGAAACCGCGGTGGGCGAGGAGGTATGGAAGGAGGTTCAGCCAG GCGAGGTGCTTGGCGCAACGGTCCTCCTTCTGCAGGTAGTTTCCCGCACTCTCGCGGGGGTTCCCCTGCTTTGGGCCAGAGCCCGACTCCTAGAATGAGCATCAACGACCATATGCACGATCTCAAGATTGTCCAAGGTGAGCGTAAAGGCTTCCAAACCGATACCGACATCTCCCGAACCGCCGGCCCTGTCGAGCGCGAACTTCAACCTTGGGTCCCTGACGGTCCTTCACCTCAGCCTCAGTCTAACGGTGGGAGTGGAAACGCAGACTTTGAAACGTTTGGCACAACCAACAACATCACATGGGATCAGTTTGAGACCAATGAGAGGTTGTTTGGTGCCAAGACGGATTTCAAGGAGGAGCTGTACACCACAAAATTGAACAAGTCCGGACCCGATTTCCataagagggagaaggaagcggACAGGTTGGCCAAACAGATCATGGGG CAAACGAGTAAGAATGCGCATATTGCAGAAGAGCGAGGTCAGACGATCGATAATcgagacgaagaggaaaagtaCTCTGGCGTCAGTCGCGCTCCTAACGCATATGTCCCTCCAAGTGCTCGACGCGCTATGGGCCAAAGTTCTACCACCCTTCGTCCTAATCCTGCTCCCGAGTCCAAGACCAACGGCAGCACCTCAGTCCCTGCCAAGTCAGCTTCCCCTGCGCCTCTCCCTACCGTTGAAACCgcccctcctcttcccgaGCGAAGAATCAGTGATGACCCTATTGGGAGCAAGGTAGAAGCTCCGGCTATGAAAGTTACTGGTACGACTATCAGGCCCATTACCGAAAGCGCCGAGGTAACAGTCAATGGCGCAAGCTCAATTGCAGAGACAAAGCCTGAATTGAGTGGTGTAGTCAACGAGTGGAGGCAATTTGTTGGGACAGAGCGAGAAAAGGTCGAGGCGAAGAAGCAATCGGTCCTCAAGtctgaaaaggaaaagcagcTTGCAGACTTTAAAAAGTTCCAAGCTAACTTCAAGGTGCCCCTCCCTTTGCCCAAAGATATCTTACCTATCCTCTCAAAGGACGAGGCAAAGCAGAAAGATATCGAGGCGAAGGCTACCAGTGCTCTTCAAGCAGCAAAGGAACGCAAGTCATCCATCGCGAAAGACTCACCTGCTAAAACCCCTGCGATCCTGAGCTCTGTGAAGACCGATGCACCCAAACCGGCTCCGCCAAAGAAGATTGTGATGAAGATTCCAGAGATTCCACCGTTCAACCCCGCCAAGCGAAAGGCCCCCGCTGTACCCGTACCAGTGTCTGCCACAAAGGATATAAAAGTCATCACTTCCCCTACACCTTCCAACGGCAGTCTTGCATCCCAAGCCACCAAGCTTAACCCTACCGCGAGCACATTCGTATTTAAACCCCGGGCTGATGCTGCTCCCTTTAAACCTGGTCAATCTTCCGTTAGCCCCTCTATCGCCCCTCATCAACCCTCTGCGGGACCGTCGAACGTTAGCGCTAGCCCTGCGGCCCAGAAAGGAaatgtcttcttccgagACAAGCTTCCCGAGAAAACACACATCAATGCAAGAGAGGATTTCAACCCGTGGAGACATGGACCTGTGCCGCGTCCCAACACTGTTGGGACTGGATGGCCTTACCCTGGTAGAAAAGTTGGCGTGCCTCCACCCTTTATGAGCCCCGCAGCTCCGCAGCAGATGCAGATGCagtttgaagatgatccGACTTCACCTTCGCCTCACCCGGCTCAACCCGCTATGATGCCAGGAATGCCCCCCAACTACCCTCCCTACGGTCGTTTCCAA CCGGGGATGCCTCCACCATACGGCGTCCCAGGAGGTATGCAGAACCCCATGTTCTCTCCTGGCCCGCAATTCTCTCCTCACCCAGGACAGCCGATGGGTCAACCTCCTCAGCATATGATGCCCGGCGGACCTCAACCTAATATGCCAATGTACTTCCAGAACGGCATGCCTC AAAACCCcgctttcctccctcctcagATGCAACAATTCCCTCATAACCCCCAACGTCCTGGTCCTGGCCCAGGACCAGGACCGGGTGGTCCCCAGATGTTCTACCCTAACCAGATGCCTCCTATGCCGCACCAGACTCCCT TACAACAACACCCCGTCCCTTTCTCTGGTCCTTCTCCCGCTCAACCGCAGTTccagcaccagcaccagcatCAACaccctcaccctcaccaACAAGCTcctccgccaccacctGTACAAATGTCACCAGCCCACTCTGGGCCCGGTGGACCGGGTGGTGTGGTACAAGGGGGTCCTCAGCAGAATGGACAGACGCAGGGATAA